A window from Seriola aureovittata isolate HTS-2021-v1 ecotype China chromosome 14, ASM2101889v1, whole genome shotgun sequence encodes these proteins:
- the si:ch211-248a14.8 gene encoding uncharacterized protein si:ch211-248a14.8 isoform X1, whose protein sequence is MRHLAALQKQETIINSSGRWRRGWCTSAVNSLSSNHALKPLVPTLCLVVVVIYGLADKLRNFVSGIFIPQYHYPYAVALCFAQVLISLLVLNLLHVLDLVPLKHYSRSLGERVLVPAICNSIHDVLAMWAKASSSYAGLFALTLPLLPLLTVGFSFTLKLASPPPIHISVLISIVSGTSIVISASKGPSGIEPLEYIYAPLALILHSLSLTWLAKVSDAECRHSPDAQASIFDIYYTQLVNQSWVLGLLWLLHPDSPWQVLSQGSWQSLLFHGYLLAILLLGVALNFLVGISALCVSPLSAALLHSARQAVQPFFQLL, encoded by the exons ATGAGACATTTGGCAGCTCtgcaaaaacaggaaacaataataaacag TtcagggaggtggaggagaggatggtgCACCTCAGCGGTGAACAGTCTTTCATCTAATCATGCACTAAAGCCCCTGGTCCCCACCCTCTGCCTGGTGGTCGTGGTGATATATGGCCTGGCTGATAAACTCAGAAACTTTGTGTCTGGCATCTTCATCCCTCAGTACCATTACCCGTATGCTGTGGCTCTCTGCTTTGCACAG GTTCTGATCTCCTTGTTAGTCTTAAATCTCCTGCATGTCCTGGATCTGGTGCCTCTGAAGCATTACTCCAGGTCCCTGGGTGAGAGGGTGCTGGTGCCTGCTATCTGTAACAGCATCCATGATGTGCTGGCCATGTGGGCCAAAGCCAGCAGCTCGTACGCCGGCCTCTTCGCCCTCACCCTGCCTCTGCTGCCCCTGTTAACTGTTGGCTTTAGTTTCACACTGAAGCTGGCATCGCCGCCACCTATCCACATCTCTGTTCTGATTTCCATCGTGAGTGGGACATCTATTGTCATCTCAG cctcCAAGGGTCCGTCAGGTATTGAACCTCTGGAGTACATTTATGCACCTCTGGCTTTAATCCTCCACAGTCTCTCTCTAACCTGGCTGGCTAAAGTGTCTGACGCTGAGTGCCGCCACTCCCCTGATGCCCAGGCCTCCATTTTTGACATCTACTACACCCAACTGGTCAACCAGAGCTGGGTGCTGGGCCTCCTGTGGCTGCTGCACCCGGACAGTCCCTGGCAGGTGTTGAGTCAGGGCAGCTGGCAAAGCCTGCTCTTTCATGGATACCTGCTTGCTATTCTCCTGCTGGGGGTGGCGTTGAACTTCCTAGTTGGTATATCGGCTCTGTGTGTCTCGCCGCTTTCTGCTGCACTGCTCCATTCAGCAAGGCAGGCGGTGCAGCCATTCTTCCAGCTTCTGTAG
- the si:ch211-248a14.8 gene encoding uncharacterized protein si:ch211-248a14.8 isoform X2 gives MMKYDFMRNSRCSGRWRRGWCTSAVNSLSSNHALKPLVPTLCLVVVVIYGLADKLRNFVSGIFIPQYHYPYAVALCFAQVLISLLVLNLLHVLDLVPLKHYSRSLGERVLVPAICNSIHDVLAMWAKASSSYAGLFALTLPLLPLLTVGFSFTLKLASPPPIHISVLISIVSGTSIVISASKGPSGIEPLEYIYAPLALILHSLSLTWLAKVSDAECRHSPDAQASIFDIYYTQLVNQSWVLGLLWLLHPDSPWQVLSQGSWQSLLFHGYLLAILLLGVALNFLVGISALCVSPLSAALLHSARQAVQPFFQLL, from the exons atgatgaaatatgacTTCATGAGGAATTCCAGATG TtcagggaggtggaggagaggatggtgCACCTCAGCGGTGAACAGTCTTTCATCTAATCATGCACTAAAGCCCCTGGTCCCCACCCTCTGCCTGGTGGTCGTGGTGATATATGGCCTGGCTGATAAACTCAGAAACTTTGTGTCTGGCATCTTCATCCCTCAGTACCATTACCCGTATGCTGTGGCTCTCTGCTTTGCACAG GTTCTGATCTCCTTGTTAGTCTTAAATCTCCTGCATGTCCTGGATCTGGTGCCTCTGAAGCATTACTCCAGGTCCCTGGGTGAGAGGGTGCTGGTGCCTGCTATCTGTAACAGCATCCATGATGTGCTGGCCATGTGGGCCAAAGCCAGCAGCTCGTACGCCGGCCTCTTCGCCCTCACCCTGCCTCTGCTGCCCCTGTTAACTGTTGGCTTTAGTTTCACACTGAAGCTGGCATCGCCGCCACCTATCCACATCTCTGTTCTGATTTCCATCGTGAGTGGGACATCTATTGTCATCTCAG cctcCAAGGGTCCGTCAGGTATTGAACCTCTGGAGTACATTTATGCACCTCTGGCTTTAATCCTCCACAGTCTCTCTCTAACCTGGCTGGCTAAAGTGTCTGACGCTGAGTGCCGCCACTCCCCTGATGCCCAGGCCTCCATTTTTGACATCTACTACACCCAACTGGTCAACCAGAGCTGGGTGCTGGGCCTCCTGTGGCTGCTGCACCCGGACAGTCCCTGGCAGGTGTTGAGTCAGGGCAGCTGGCAAAGCCTGCTCTTTCATGGATACCTGCTTGCTATTCTCCTGCTGGGGGTGGCGTTGAACTTCCTAGTTGGTATATCGGCTCTGTGTGTCTCGCCGCTTTCTGCTGCACTGCTCCATTCAGCAAGGCAGGCGGTGCAGCCATTCTTCCAGCTTCTGTAG